ATCATCCGCTACACCTATGAAGAGACATAAGTCAGAGACAGGCTAGAAGCCTGAGTTCAAAgataattttgtagtaaaacaACAAGAATCGACATTTACTTGCCTTTCGAAACATTAGAGACACAGCGTAAGTGCTAACCGTTAACTTAAATACCATTACGTGGCCACAGTAGGCAGACCGCAACCAAGCACTGAATCTATCCCATGTTTAGATCAACAGGGATTGAGACTTGCAAACGTAGCATTGAGTCAAAGTGGGATTTTAACCATTGAACAAGAAACTCTAAGCATTGCTATAACTTCCAAATAACTCTCAAGTACtaagttatatgtatgtacattaatTTTCTGTAAACCGTTagttaaatttctttaaaataaatcaatttaattaataaaaatgtcaatttgataaatgaaaaaaaatacatcgcgACTATTCAATATTTGCGTTGCTTCATAAATGCAATAAGCAAACATTAATCCTCcaatcttaaataaatatacgcaTAGTGAAAGATAAGTAGAATAATAGTTTAATATCCTAACCCAATAGATATCATAAATATCTCCGAGAATAAAAGGGATATAAGTATCTCCATCTCTCTCTAACAATAAACTGCAATGACAGCCGATAGCCATAAAATTTCCTGCTTGTGTCATTACGAAACCGTATGTCACGATTTTGATCACCAAATACACTTGCTATAAAGCCAAGCGATTTTCAACTTTATGTCTTAGTATGTAAGGGTTATCAATAGTTTTTTGTGTACAGGAAGTAATATTGTCGCTTTATAAGATTGCTCTATTGAGTTTGAGGTCTCCACTTCAGGGAATTTGGGATGCGGTTTCAAGAACTTCATCGTGGTATTGTTACGAAGGCATTTACAGATCTCAAATGGTTATGGACTTTCAATCAGTATTATGACGTTCTTGTTCAGAGATGAAAATGCTGTTGGAGGCAAATTGGAAAAACAGCACGGCCTGCGTCAAAAATATGCATCACtttttcaaaagtttatttacCAATGAAAATAGTGGAATgagtattgtatattatattaacttaaattaaattttacaaccACTACTTTAATTAGTGTTAAGTAGTCAAGAGTAAAGTAgtaatagcaataattaaattgatatttatgtttaaaaagtacgATCAAAAACGTGGCAGTGTATACATATGTGTGATCCTCACTGTACCTACATGCTCTGTTAATATATCAAACAAGGTATCTTTTCGTTCTTTCGTGTTGTTAGTGTTTAACATAGCATCAAAGTAATTAAGGATTTTGAAAAGCTTTAACACTACCACTTTTAATGACAATAACTAAGACCAAATTTAAAGGTACAAAAGCGATGATTTTCAGCTCAAATACTATTAAGccattttctataaaatatttaatctaaaaGACTTTGAACTCTATGATCGTATTTTATCGACTGTTGAAAGCAACTGGCTACATACGCCTCCattaacttaacaaaataaaaccagaTAAAAAACGAAAACCATGACTAATCGACCGTGTTCTAATTAGAACAGAACGGAATTTTTCCCATATCGTTTCCTAATAACAACGGAAAATTCCCAGAGTAGGAATTTTCCCACAATTTCtgcaacacaaatatttatgcgtTATCTGCGTCGATAAATATCGATAAGCCTGGTTGTATTCGAGTTTAAAAATAGCCTTGCATTCGCGATTATTTTGAGCGAACATTCGTATGATATCATGTAAATTGAACAATAATACCTACGGCGGTACATAATACCtttcataaaaactttaatattcgTGTGATATGATTAAAAAAGCGCCTTTGATTACGATGTGGCTCATTTAGACCAAGCCTAGTAAAATTCAGCTCTTCGAAGACCTGTCTCTAAATGACTGTCTAACTCTTACTACGGGTTAATCATGATGCGGTCTGCCATACTGACTTTAAGATCTTTTGCCTTTAATCGTGCCTTGTGAAGGTcttctctataaataaaattttaatccttGTATGTTTACCAgtctatgaaataaaaatctaggcagtgaaaataaaatactgaacaaAACGTGCCCTTTGATAGCGATTCAGCACGTTATAACCGCACGTGTATTGCAAATAGAAAGCCTAGGAAATATCCCATTCGCTGATCCACACCTCATTAAACAACATCGAGCAACACTAATTAAAAACCATTCAGACCGCACTAATAACGTATAAAATTTACACTTgagtgcaaaataaaatataaacccGGGCATTAATCAACGTGTCTGGAGAGGAGTGGGGCGGAGTGCGGACGCACTTACCGCTACTAATGCACAGTGCACCTGCACTGCTGCTAATGCTGTTCCCGTTTCGCTAGCCGATTTTTTTTGCACGTTTTGTacacttacatacatttttaaaggatgtttttttgtgtgttttgtaCATTCATTTGGCGGTTTAGGCTGCGGACGCATTGTCGCTGttgatttttacttttactgGTGTTGGATACATTGGCCGTGGACGGTAGGTTTAGAGTGGTCGTAAGCTGTCAGAACAACTACGGccaaaaatgtacaaaaacttagatattttcacaatattacATGATAGAATATCGCATTTCTCTCGTAAATTTCAAAactcaaataattaaatacgatTTGTAACAAAACCGGTTAATTCAAGCTATCTCCCAATTCTTAAAACCCAGATTGCCTCGAAAAACCTAACATATGTGCCAAAATCAAcaagtatatattataatgtattctCTTCGTTAAGTGCTTGTATTTTTTCCCGTGACACTACCTGTTTGCACGGATAATAACGCGTCGGAGTGGCGTGTAAATGGAACTATAGATCACGCGGCAGGCACTCCTCTTTTATACGCAAGCATCACTTATAAAGTGTAACGTGTGTGCAATTTTGACTCGGATTTATGAACTTTTTTGGGGgtgttataagtataataaatattcatatataaaatcacgccttttctcaTAGAACAGGCAGAGGCAAAATAACGCCACTTATGgaataattttactataaagattttgtaaatgttttaaagacCACTTATGTTCTTTTTATGTAAGTTTGATCTGGAGGATTGAAAAATACACTATTCTCTTGCTGCCTAGTAATTTTTAACGGAAAAAAATCACTCTACAGACTTTCACAGAATACAAAGATATTCCAAAAGATACTACAATAGAAATAAGGACGCAACTTAACGATTTTCGCAATACTCTTCACATGAAACTGTTACGTTTTTAATATAAGCgtagaatagaaataaaactagcCTTTTTCCTTCAATATGCCGTGGCCAGAAACGAACGAACAAAACTATTAAGCAAAGCGGAAAACCCAACGTATCGGCTTCCCGTAGTTAGAGTTCCACACTACGACCGCAAAGTGCTCAACTGCACAGACACTTAAATatcactttatatttttatccattACAGTATATGCACTTGAAGCTTCGATGATTGAACGAACTAAAAACGCAATCGACTTAAAATTTTAGGTGATTGTGAAATTGTTGGTTTTTAGTGAGGGAATGAATGGAATTGAACAGCAAATTGTCGTTTAATAGATTATTGCAGAGATAGGGAAGTATGAAATAATTGGCAAGCGTTTTCACTTTGTTAtcgttttagttttataaaagtaagACTTTTCTAAATACCATACCTTGGTTATTTTCgttcttgtttatttaattaagtgtgGTTCATACGTgactcataataaaataataatttaattaattctttaTAGTAAAGATGAGAGTTTTAAGCGATCAGATACAAACGAAACAGCGCTTGTGCATGTTAGGTTTGATGTCGATTTCCTATTAAGCAAATTGGGAGtagcaaaaatacaaacaatacacacattcaaattacatatttacttttaagacaccttatttaatgaacatttcaaaacacttaaacaatattatttcttgtGTAAGAGTAAGATATAATTACCTATAGGCACAGCCCACACAGTGGTTGAAACTTACAGTAtgaaaacttagtagagagccttttCATGATCTATCTAGACTGTAATGTTTAGTTTAacttatttccaaaataaagtagctgcaTCAAACAAGTCACAGCCAGTTTGAAAGGGCTGCggatcactgatgttctaaattgtgaattttatttacctCCACCAAAAGGGAATCTTACATGCAAGAACTCTACTAAGTCGTTGGATTATACAAACTTTATGGTTTCTGGGGggctattataattatgtatctgagttgacaactatttaaaaaccaCTACGCCgttcattgttttctcccttagataaatgcgattaacacgttacgtttAAGCAGCAATGTATAGTGACCTTCAAAATGATATACACTGGTTTTCAAATGAGATACGCAATACGCGTAATCTTGTATCTCAAATTCCAAATTGATTGCCATACAACTCATAGATACTTGGACAATGTTTTCTAGCTAGTACAGCGTAAACAGAATCCTTCGGTATGGACATTTGTTTAGTTATAAAGTTCCACATATGGTGCATATACGGTTGAATCCCTTCCAACAAAGGCTCTTCAACGAAATACAAGCCGTAAAGTGGGTAAAATACTGGATAGAAATCTTCGCTTCTATAGATTTGCACTCCTGGAAACATTGAAAAATATCACCTTTGAATCATTTACCGTTCTTCTACCGAATACAACATGACTTGATGACTACTTAAAGCAGAGAATTCATTCAAATACGAGTATTTATATTTGTCTAAAGcaaatacaacaacaataacAGGAGTGCAAATCTTCTATCAAGCTTTGACCTAaagattgtgttttgttttgaagaaataaaaaggtagacataaaaaacaaaactattattgtCACAAAACGAATGAATACAATTAAAATCATGTATTATTTCAGAGATTAGTCAATTGTCTTGGACTGAAGTTATATGGCGCTAGACTTTTAACAAATCCCTCTTATAACAAtagttatattagtttatttatagaatatctTCAACTACAAAATATCGCATGTTTTCACGCTGAATTATGTCCTAATCTATTTCTCATGCCGACAAGAAACAGTACCCagcaataacaaaacaatgggTTGACTAATCTATTTTTAGTCTCAAACGCCAAATTCCTCTTCGTACATATGATAAATACTTGGACAATATTTCCTAGCAAGATTCGCATAAACAGAATATCCTCTAATAGGTACATTTCTTGTCAAATGATTCCACATGTGATGCATGTAAGGATGGTACGATAACAGTCCGTTTTTATCAAATGGCTCGCTAAAGAAGTAGAGGCGATGTGAGACGTAATGCAACGGGTAGAATAAGTCTGACCGAAAAATTTGCACTCCTGTGAAGAAAAGAACATTTTATGAATTTAGAcgatgtatttttttgcttacTTTAAAGGCTGACTAATCATCAACAATAGTTGTAATGTTTTTTGCAGATGATGACAAAAAAAATGACGGCACATAAAACAGCCCTCAGAAGAATGAAGATTGACATAGTTAACTCGTATTTCTCCAAAGGATTGCAAATCTTAAGATGGTTTTGACtctaaattagttaataaaattcctataatattaattacgaaATGGAAATTACATTACTATTATTTCCAAACTCTAAACGAAGGTCTTCGCTAGCTAGGTATGAGTTGTGCGTCGATAATTTTTCTAGGTTCTTAAATACCAAACTTttcattatacatataaaaaatagcaGGACAATATTTCCTAGCGAGTTCAGCGTAAACAGAAAATTTTCTAACAGGTTCGGCTTTCGTCAGATGGTTCCAGAAATGATGCATATAATACGGTTGTCCACTTCTATTCAAGAATGGATCGCGGTAGAAGTAATATTTGTTAACGATATAATACATGGGGTAAAATAAATCCGACCTTATTATCTGCAAGCCtgtgaacataaaaaaatagtagtttCAGTTCacgtataaaatttataaagttatgacAATTTGGGACCAAAAAACGCCATTTGAAGATCCCAACAAacattttctgttttatttatatttaaacattacaccttgaattttgaaaacaaagtaACTTAACAAAGATTGGTATAAATAGAAATTgcagtaaatattattgtcattaatGAAGTCCcgtttttaaattcattaaaaataccGGACCTAAGATTTGCAATCCATGAACAAAGAACatacaaaaaccaaaaaacaaaGGAAAAATGATTGCTTCAACTTTAAAGTCTTACCGTCACAGTTGCCATGAGTCCTCAGGACATACGGACATGTTTTATTCAGAATTCGCTGAATTGCTAGCGGACCATTGTAAGACCATAATTTGGGTGCATATGTGTTTCGGATCTCGCTGTGGATGTAAAAGTAGATATCAATGAACAAACGAAAATCGAAACCAGGCCAATgagtcaaaataaaatgatgacaGATGACGACGTATGTCACATAGTCATCTTATTCCTGActactaagcagaacttgtactacgATAACCAGACTACCTtccaacattttaaatatcctAAATGCATGTCAGATATAACGTTCAGAGCCGGATCAAATACTTTAGATTATATAGACTTacatatagatatagatttacATCCATCACATTAACAATTGCCACTGCCAGACGTACAGTCAAAGAGAATATTAATTTGCTACAAACTTACACCAGTATATCAGTTGTAACTTTCTCTCCAACCTGATCTTTAGCAAACGCCATTGCTCCTGATGCCAAATTGTAGTCAAACTCTTTAGCAATCCAGTTAGGTGGTAAAGGGTCGAAACTTCTTGAGATCACGACATCAGTGTCTAACGCAACGCCACCAAATTTATGTAAAGTTAGTACTCTTAATATATCAGCTAAATGTTCTACAGGATGAGTACTCTCTTTTATCTTCTTTGTAAGTACTGTTTCAACAATTGTACCTTCACTGTAATCGTCAATGTGTATTCTTGCAAATTTAACGTTCTTAAACTGAAGAAGTTTTGCGAGGTTACTCTTTTTTAGTATCAATTCTTCTATAGGTGAAATAAAAAGTAGGTTTATCTGCCAGTTTGGATGCATTCTAGCAGCTGATTCCACTGCACATGCTTGCCGGGAGTCTATTCCACCACGACATGATGTCTCATGGAAGAATATAGCTTTTTCTCCCGGTGAATAATCTGGGTCACTAGCAGAAGGCAGCATGTCATCAGCCATTTTATATCGACAAGTAATATTTCGCGGTTCTACCGgccaaaatattaatattaggtcgTCGATGTCATTGCTGCGGTTCATGACGAAGTAGAAATATGTGTATGTGAAACTTATGATAAGAATTAAAcatagaagtaaataaaaacgtaGACGTAGCATCAAATATAGTCGCATTTTCTTAACCAAAACACGATAGTATTTTATCCGGTattattgtcataatattaatatgcttATAGTTTGAATTTCTTAGGTCTGGGACCTAAGAAATGGGGTAAGAAATAGGTCTTTGTGAACTTGAATCCTTTAACGATTCTGTGGAATGAATTTCGTCTCGTTCCAGTTTTTCAAATTGAAAACACATTTTGAATGTATCTTGATGATATTGTAAACACCATAAATTCACtcttcattcatttattattgtttttacaaaactttaaaacaaacgcTAGAAGTTAGATCACTCTGATTcactattttatgttttaatcgTGGTAACGCAAgacaactttgtttttatagactttttgatttcccttttaaatttagcaaaaatttatatattcaaaTGACGACTTTAGAAACACAGATGCGAGTTTTACGACTAAACTCGACCATGTGTGACGATTGCTATAAAGTACGAttgaatagtttttattgttatttctttttgcCATTTATAATGATATAGATGTACCCAAATAGTTAGATATAGGCatagatatattaggtcggggaaaatgtattttcgcattacagtatgtatgaacttgtaataaaatcttttctctacacaaaaaagctcgataggTATTTgcgtacctcacgagctcactgaaaaaacctaatgtgtactcatttgtgattcttgaagacaaagagattttattacaagttcatacatactatgatgcgaaaagactttttcctcgaccatAATTTATGCTCAATATCCTGAAAGTAGTCGGTGACATGAAAGTAGAACATGTACGTAACTAGTGGtgtcaaataaaacaatgacattgtgataaaattagtggtattcaaagaaaaagtaattaaataaaaaaagtaaaaaaaaatacctattttatttcgTCTTTTCCGAATAAATAAACGTTGCCCCTGTATTGAAGCATGAGAGTTTAGTTATGGGGGTTAATGGCGTCAGAATGTAGCATGGACTGTACcaaactgtgacgtcacgatacTTCAAGTACcgcgtatttatttatctactgtTCAGAAAGATACATTAGCTATCATCCTCGTTgccgatattttatttttatctctgtAATAGCCTTTGAAAAGGTTAGTGAAGATGAAGATGATGGTGTAaagatgtatgtgaatgaatcaAAAGAAGTTGGCAGCAAGTGGCGTACTTTTATCTTTTCCTCCCCCCATGGGCAAAATGCGttattttacgtatgtatgtgagTGTGTTCCCATTATATGTTTacgtaatgtaatattataatatgttctACATTGTAAAACTGTTTATAGCAGTCCTCGAAAATATTATGCCTTTTAGTTATGACATTTGAGTTTAACGCGTTCAAAATGTGACGACATACGGGACATATTCGCAGGAATTATTGCTGCGTTTTATTGAAAGTTAACATGATAAATAGTTTAAAGAGAAAAGACTATGCGGTATGGTACGCCGAAGAAACATATGATcactttatgttttttattattttagtactttaTCCTTTAGTTAGCTtggtaataaaacaaaaggcaACCATCTGAGGGtgatataattatgattatataagtttttttaagtGACCCCGATCGAGCGGCAGATCACCTACGCGCTGGACTGATCAATTGAAATCAGCAGTGGGAAACCGTGTGTCAGACTGTGCCAGACAGTCTGCAAACAGAGAGAGATGGCGGGAGATCGTGACAACAGCTGTGGATGCCTCAACGTGACCACGGCTGCTCTGCCAAAATCGAACGTGAACGACAGAGAAGAGGAAGTTACCCTGCAACCTGGTGAAAGGTATTTAGCAAAGCGTTCCTACACACATTCCAAATTCGTATATGTATGCAACATCACCGGAGGGATACAGTTTCAACGTCATGTATTATTATGACGTCACGTTACCTCTGTTCCATATTGCATATAACCTTTTTATAAACAGTAAATAGCGTGTTAGCGTTACTGTAGAACTCGTATTGAGTTTGAGACGTCATGTCATGAGATCGTGATGTGATATTGTGAACgagtttaaaagtttttgaaattgtttgaaattatatATGATGTAGTATTTTGGTATGTGTTGTTtagaaattaaatgaaatgatTGATCCGTTAGTTAAAGttatgtaatctatactaatatataaagctgaagagtttgtttgtttgtttgtttgtttgaacgcgctaatctcagaaactactggtccgatttgaaaaattctttcagtgttagatagaccatttatcgaggaaggctttaggctatataacatcacgctacggccattaggagcggagtagcaacgaaaaatgttacaaaaacggggaaaattatgtcccattctctcttatgtgacgcaagcgaagttgcgcgggtcagctagtacacaaTATATTGCACTCAAATACaattagttatttgtttttcaaagcCAGGAAAACCCAATAATTAAGCAAATTTTGCGTTTTTCAAATAATCATTCCTTGATCTAACAGTAAAGGAAACTTTTACCCAAGAGTTCttaataaatagatacataaGTCCAGTGTTGGGTAAGTAATGGTAAAAGGTTAATACAACTTCGTTAAGATTTTCCTAATTCCAAGCGTATGTGTGAGAAAACAGCGCGATAAAAGACACCCCTAACAATGAACTAGATTTATCTATCGGTAGTACACTGGAAGAATAAAGGTTTATAGCAACATAACTACCTGTAAAAgactaaacatttaataagtgCAAATAGCACTTTCGGGAAACTAGCGTAAAAGCTTCCTCGCTTCCTATACAAGTTAACAGGTTGCCAATTCACCCCACCCGACTCAATGCTCTCTAAAAACTGCTAGAAAAATGGTGCTGCCTTTTAAAAAGCTATCTAACTTTGATATAGAAGTCTCATTATACTAAAGTGTATTCTAGTgctaaaagctagttttacgaGGTTTATAAGGTTGTGTATGTTACTGTTAATAAGGTCTTGAGTTTGATTCCTTAGGGTTGAACttaagaaaagtatttttattatcagtAACAGTTCATTgcgaaatataatatgtatcgCTTTGGTACCTTTAATTTTGCTTGGCATATTTGTTAGACtaacaaataaaagcaaaaaaggcgtcattattttttgcaaattgaAGGGGAGTAGCGAACACCTTCATATACTTAAATGTTGTATCAAAGACGTGTCattgttaattatataattt
Above is a genomic segment from Anticarsia gemmatalis isolate Benzon Research Colony breed Stoneville strain chromosome 8, ilAntGemm2 primary, whole genome shotgun sequence containing:
- the LOC142974612 gene encoding lactosylceramide 4-alpha-galactosyltransferase-like isoform X2, giving the protein MRLYLMLRLRFYLLLCLILIISFTYTYFYFVMNRSNDIDDLILIFWPVEPRNITCRYKMADDMLPSASDPDYSPGEKAIFFHETSCRGGIDSRQACAVESAARMHPNWQINLLFISPIEELILKKSNLAKLLQFKNVKFARIHIDDYSEGTIVETVLTKKIKESTHPVEHLADILRVLTLHKFGGVALDTDVVISRSFDPLPPNWIAKEFDYNLASGAMAFAKDQVGEKVTTDILVEIRNTYAPKLWSYNGPLAIQRILNKTCPYVLRTHGNCDGLQIIRSDLFYPMYYIVNKYYFYRDPFLNRSGQPYYMHHFWNHLTKAEPVRKFSVYAELARKYCPAIFYMYNEKFGI
- the LOC142974612 gene encoding lactosylceramide 4-alpha-galactosyltransferase-like isoform X1 — its product is MRLYLMLRLRFYLLLCLILIISFTYTYFYFVMNRSNDIDDLILIFWPVEPRNITCRYKMADDMLPSASDPDYSPGEKAIFFHETSCRGGIDSRQACAVESAARMHPNWQINLLFISPIEELILKKSNLAKLLQFKNVKFARIHIDDYSEGTIVETVLTKKIKESTHPVEHLADILRVLTLHKFGGVALDTDVVISRSFDPLPPNWIAKEFDYNLASGAMAFAKDQVGEKVTTDILVEIRNTYAPKLWSYNGPLAIQRILNKTCPYVLRTHGNCDGVQIFRSDLFYPLHYVSHRLYFFSEPFDKNGLLSYHPYMHHMWNHLTRNVPIRGYSVYANLARKYCPSIYHMYEEEFGV
- the LOC142974612 gene encoding alpha-1,4-N-acetylglucosaminyltransferase-like isoform X3, which codes for MRLYLMLRLRFYLLLCLILIISFTYTYFYFVMNRSNDIDDLILIFWPVEPRNITCRYKMADDMLPSASDPDYSPGEKAIFFHETSCRGGIDSRQACAVESAARMHPNWQINLLFISPIEELILKKSNLAKLLQFKNVKFARIHIDDYSEGTIVETVLTKKIKESTHPVEHLADILRVLTLHKFGGVALDTDVVISRSFDPLPPNWIAKEFDYNLASGAMAFAKDQVGEKVTTDILVEIRNTYAPKLWSYNGPLAIQRILNKTCPYVLRTHGNCDGVQIYRSEDFYPVFYPLYGLYFVEEPLLEGIQPYMHHMWNFITKQMSIPKDSVYAVLARKHCPSIYELYGNQFGI